The Trichomycterus rosablanca isolate fTriRos1 chromosome 6, fTriRos1.hap1, whole genome shotgun sequence DNA segment CAGAAGAGATGCCAGCCCCACAATCCCAGGTACTCCTTCCAGTGTCAGCTCCTCATCATATCAAGCAAATGATTCAGACTCCTACACCAGCGGTGATACCATCATCTTGTCATCGCCCGAGACCCGGTCCTGTTCTTGGCCCAAAGTCTTTGTTGTTCCTCGCTTCTCATACTGTGCTGAGATGATACTTCACTCCGGAAATAATGAGTTCAATGCCCATGGAACCTTGTTGTCTCCTACCCCAAAAACACGTTCTGATATTCTTGAGGGCCTAGCTGAAGAAATCATGAAGTATACAGCATATCCAAAGGATGAGCAGTTAGAAGAAGTGGCCAAGGCTCTGATACAGTCCCACCCATGTCTGTTGGAGAAAGGCACTCGCGGTGGCTACTGTGGTTGGAAGCACTACTTGAAAATAAAGATGATGAACTTCAGATCAAAGCTCAggtatgtgttttatttaattggcTCTATTTTGTTTATCCGAAGCACCAAGTCTTTTGCTAAAACACATTTGTGCCAGCACAATATGGTGCAAGATATTAAATGTCAGCCCAACAGATTTATAGACttgcatttaatttaaaaataaaactctttcTTCTCAGCCGAGCTGGACATCCTGAGGTTGCAGTCAACTCTCTGAAGAATAAACGGAAAGGCCAGGAGAAGCCAGCGGCCAACATCAAGAAGCCCAGGAAGGCAGAAGTTAATTTCTGTCCAAACATACCCAGAGGTGAAACAAGAGAGAGTATGGAGGTGGAAAGGGTGGCTCTACTGACAGagttaaaaaagaagaaacagaaTGAGGCTGAGATCAAGAAGATGATGCAGCATACCTTCTCGATCAGAAGGCAGGAGGTTCTCCAGGAGCCAGCGATTCCAGAGTTCCGAGACAGATGGCCAGCACTCTTTGATGTCAGTGAGGTAAGTGTGAATCTGAAGTGTAGTAACTTGGTCTATTAATGATCGTCTTTAACTGTGAATATCTGTATCCTGTCTGTGTTGCCTTTTACAGATTAACTTGGAGTTCATGCGACTGACAACTGTACCTCTGACCTCCAAATTCCTCGGAGAACTGGACCGTCAGACAGACAACCTGATCAAGGTTTTTAATGCCAAAGGCGGAGTTGCAGGAAGAAAGATCACCGCCATAATGGCCCAGATGGATAATGTAAGTTTTTTTCCCTAATCTGAAAAGCATATGGTTTGTGTGACTCAGCTATATGGAAAAGCTCTTATGTTAAATGTTTCAAAAGTTTTTCTGGCCCTTTCAAAATGACTGTTTACTAAATGGACTTAGACATGTGTGAGTCTTACCTGAGTGGGGTAAAGCAAGGTGATGAGGTGGTCAAGTAGGGAAATGTCAGTGACTTTGTTAGCCTCAGCACCTGTTGTAGTGTGGCTGATACTGACGagcataaatatttttttttttttttttttttttttttttttttttcgtcaGGCGTGATTGTGTGCTGAGCTGTCTGAGCATCTACCTCAATGAAGACCTGGACACACTGGTTAAAGAATATGTGGTATGTCAGCCTACTGTCCTTTGTGCCAGATGTAATTCCCATCCAGATGTGCCTGATATGTTGCGTTCATAAGAATGAGATGAGGACACATTGACCTTGACCACCAATAGTTCATCATTGAGTCCAATGGgttgtttatttag contains these protein-coding regions:
- the LOC134316752 gene encoding sterile alpha motif domain-containing protein 3-like, translating into MAGRVTFRVLFGGEGDARKLTIESGIPNTVEDFTLQIKTFFQVTEPFRLQYRDKEMDDQFMNLSSTSELEDKATVKVVYIPSETTSSNPLRRDASPTIPGTPSSVSSSSYQANDSDSYTSGDTIILSSPETRSCSWPKVFVVPRFSYCAEMILHSGNNEFNAHGTLLSPTPKTRSDILEGLAEEIMKYTAYPKDEQLEEVAKALIQSHPCLLEKGTRGGYCGWKHYLKIKMMNFRSKLSRAGHPEVAVNSLKNKRKGQEKPAANIKKPRKAEVNFCPNIPRGETRESMEVERVALLTELKKKKQNEAEIKKMMQHTFSIRRQEVLQEPAIPEFRDRWPALFDVSEINLEFMRLTTVPLTSKFLGELDRQTDNLIKVFNAKGGVAGRKITAIMAQMDNA